A window from Salvia miltiorrhiza cultivar Shanhuang (shh) chromosome 2, IMPLAD_Smil_shh, whole genome shotgun sequence encodes these proteins:
- the LOC131008436 gene encoding uncharacterized protein LOC131008436 → MAVKDFFSYVSMIVNTTGASCKRKDQLRMLEHERLVKELNDEVRMTGRGLNQETSLARPGDTRWGSHYFTLLCLCAMWPSVEKVLENTRDDTTSSEVRSTARGLLGKMNNYEFVFVMHLMKYLLGMTNELSFALQRKDQNIVQAMSLIDTVKAQLHDFRNTGWEIVCDEVNSFCEVNAISLIDMKDTITRPGYKRQSITNDHYYRVEIFTEVVDLIIQEMNNRFSEASTDLLRCMACLDLRNSFSQIRRYRRHRC, encoded by the exons ATGGCTGTGAAGGACTTTTTTAGCTATGTTTCCATGATAGTGAATACGACTGGAGCATCTTGCAAAAGAAAAGATCAACTTAGAATGTTAGAACATGAGAGATTGGTCAAAGAACTCAATGATGAAGTAAGGATGACTGGAAGAGGCCTAAATCAGGAAACTAGTTTGGCAAGACCTGGAGATACTCGATGGGGTTCACATTATTTTACTTTGCTTTGTTTATGTGCTATGTGGCCTTCAGTTGAGAAAGTGTTGGAGAATACACGTGATGATACCACTAGCTCTGAGGTTAGAAGTACTGCAAGAGGTTTGCTTGGAAAGATGAATAATTATGAGTTTGTCTTTGTGATGCACTTGATGAAATATTTGTTAGGAATGACAAATGAGTTGTCATTTGCCTTACAAAGAAAGGATCAAAATATTGTGCAAGCCATGTCTCTGATTGATACAGTGAAAGCTCAATTACATGACTTCAGAAACACTGGTTGGGAGATAGTTTGTGATGAAGTAAATAGTTTTTGTGAGGTGAATGCCATTTCTTTGATTGATATGAAGGACACTATAACTCGACCTGGTTATAAAAGGCAGAGCATCACCAATGATCATTATTATCGTGTGGAGATTTTTACTGAg GTTGTTGATTTAATCATACAAGAGATGAATAATCGTTTTTCTGAAGCTAGCACCGATCTACTTAGGTGCATGGCATGTCTTGATCTGAgaaattctttctctcaaatacgGCGATATCGCCGCCACCGCTGCTAA